From the genome of Daphnia pulex isolate KAP4 chromosome 12, ASM2113471v1:
aaacataaaatggcggagacaaaaatttataaataaaaaccgtttttttagttttgtcaataactcatgcagttattgacaaaaatcaacaaaatttcatgccGAAGTACATTATAcagatttacataacatactaaaaaattttaaagttttattaacatctactatttttccccccactgtcccttttgacccggtgtcccattttactccagtctcccctacaccTTGCCGTTTGTGctacaaatcaaaatttaataacaaTCATACATACTGCTGGGGACACccagtcaaataaaaaaacaggcaAATGTGGAGATCATTTACCAGTTAGGTGTTATCATGCTTACATTGTAGTTATACATCGAGTTTGGATGATGCACAATTAAGTATATGGAGACCTCAGTGGTCTGGAATCTATCATACATCAATCATACACAGACTTTGATAGGGTaataaagattaaaaaaaagcaaatacgCACGAAaatttcaggaaaattttttttagtctcAGTCTATTGCAGATTATAAACTTAATCAAATAGAGAAAGgcaattcattttctaaatcaaGGGTGTGAAGgaacaaagcaacaaataAGGAATTGATGATGGATTGGAGCGTCGGAGAAGGAAAACCACATGAGACTGATAGTGATAATCAAGACGTCAACTTATATTTCCTTAAGACAAGGCTGGCATGTCTATGTCTggtggtttttatttatttaattttgtttttgcttttgcaATAACTCGTGGAGAAATTTTCGCTAAAATAAATAGTGAATCGATAAAATTGTAAACGAAAATCCGCAATAATTTTCCCTGTTACTCCTTGCAATTGATAGAATATTATCAGGAGACCATCCCCAAGGGAGGTGTCTCACTCCAAAACATATAAAAGCAATCAGTCCATAGAACAAAAGTATCAGTTATCAATTCATCCTTCGTCTTAGCTTGTTAATATCATCTAAACAGCATGAAGGTTTGTTAATTCTATATTAAATAAGGACATTCAGCAGTGTCTACCAAAAtgacaaattatttattaggtCTTAATCATCACCACTCTAATTGTTGCCGTTGTTGCTGACCGAGCTCCCTATTATCAGTCGAGCTACTCTCCCTATCCAgaatacaagccggagtacaagccggagtacaagccggagtacaagccaGAGTACAAGCCGGAATACAAGCCAGAGTACAAGCCGGAATATCCAACTCAAAGGCCGTACTACGCAGAACCAGCTTACAAACACACTTACCCAGAATACAAGCCAGCTTATACCGAGCACAAACCGGCTTACCACGAACCGACGTATGCCCACTCGGCCCCAGCCTACAAACCCGCATACAAGCCTGCGTATCCGGAATACAAACCGACTTACTCGTCTCCACCACAGTATCCTTCCTACGCCCCCACATATCCagtcaaatattaaaaaaacagcaacGTCACTCACATTGCTCATCATGTAAATTTATCTGTGATGAATTTCATCTTGCGTTTCAATAAATGTTTCGTCTATATCAAGGTTTCGTAtcatttattacaattttataaCTTTCggcgaatgtttttttttcagacttgaacttcttttctttttgaaaccaTCGGCTTTGAATGTCAAATGCTTTTTCAGGAATATTAATCTAAGCGATTTATGGTTTTACCGAatgtttttcctgttttcttcaaTGCGCAAGACATAATCGTTATAAAGCGACACTGCATTGACTTATTCCGATTTCAGCATATTTTGGGCGTTGGCCTCTGTAGCCCTTTTTGGGAGATTAAAatcccaatttaaaaaattgcacatCTGTGAAAGTGTGATACAAATACTCCATTAGAAAAGGAAGTAAAATACCCAGATCATTCTACCGCAGTTTGTCGCtgaagttttattttcaattttcaagtaaaataaGATACATATATTTTCATAAGAAGTTGTAATCACCAGCTCTTGAGCAATTTAGATTCGATGGTTTGTATTTTGAATACAAGAAATTAtgcccttttttcttgccttGTAAGTTCATCACCATCTGGGATATAATGCATGCATATGTTTTGAGGCCATGGgttcgttttattatttcgtggGATCTCCCTATAGATAACAATAACGAACTTTGGTAATAATACGCCAactgataataaaaaagacaattacCGGAAAAAAGTCAACAGCAGTCAAGTCTGTGGCAGATTGGAAGAGCaagataatttattttctaaagcAAGGAGTATGAAGGAACAATGCAACAAATAGAGAATCGATCGGAATCTATGGCGATTCAAACCATGATGGCCAGAAAGCC
Proteins encoded in this window:
- the LOC124208751 gene encoding adhesive plaque matrix protein-like, with amino-acid sequence MKVLIITTLIVAVVADRAPYYQSSYSPYPEYKPEYKPEYKPEYKPEYKPEYKPEYKPEYPTQRPYYAEPAYKHTYPEYKPAYTEHKPAYHEPTYAHSAPAYKPAYKPAYPEYKPTYSSPPQYPSYAPTYPVKY